The region GGTCCAGCACCTCCAGGGACACAGCCTGTGTCCAGGCAGGCAGGCGGCTCAGGCGGTTCTCGGCCAGATTGAGCCGCTTGAGGCAGCTGAAGCAGGGCAGGTCCACCTGCAGGACGTCCAGCCCATTGCCCTGCAGGGCCAGGACCTCCAAGGAGCCCTCCAGGCCCGCCAAGGCCCCTGGGGCCACATCCAGCCCAGGGTTAGAGGAGAGGTCCAGCTCGGCCAGTGGCGTGTGGAGGAAGGCACCCGCCCGCAGTATCTCCATCTCATTGTCTGCCAGGTTCAGGACACGGAGGGAGGAGATGCCAGAGAAGGCCACGCAACCTGAGGGTCCAGGCTCAGCTGGGCCCCCGCAGGGGCTGAACCGGTTCCCCTGCAGGTTAAGCCTCTGCAGACTGGCCAGGCTGGCGAAGGTGTACGGGGGCAGGTCCCGCAGGGCATTGTCCTGTAGGAGCAGCGTCCGCAGGGACCCCAGCGCCCTGGCGCCCAGCTCCAGCGTCTCCAGCGCATTGTGGCTGACGTCCAGGAGCGTCAGGCAGGGCAGGGAGCCCACGGGCCGGGCCTCAAAGGCCCGCAAGCAGTTCCGGCTGAGGTTCAGGGACCGCAGGGAGGTCAGGGGCTCAAGAAAGCCCTCCGGGACGAGCTCAATTTCATTGTAGCTCAAATCCAGATTCAAGAGCTGGGAGAGGGGTTGGGTGCTGGCATTGCGGCTGGGGTTGGAGAGGGGCAAGGCTGACCAGCCCTCGGAAGGCGCGTGGAGGCCCTCGCCTCCACCCCGGGGTGGCTCCGCAGGGAGCCGGATGAGGTTGTTGGACGCGTTCAGGTAAATGAGTCTCGGGAGTGCGCTCAGGTCGGGAAAGTGGAGCAGTTTGTTCTCCCGCAGGTCGAGCCAGGCGAGCTGGTACTCGGCCCGCGGCTCCGGGGCCGTCTGAAAGGCCTCGATACTGTTGCAGCTCAGATCCAGGACGCGCAGCTGCTGGAGGCTGAAATCAGAGATACAGGTGAGGGAGTTCCTGGAGAGGTTGAGGTGCACCAGGCGGGGCAAGGCCTCGAAGGCGCCGTCCTCGATGTCCATCAGCACGTTGCTGTGCAGGTCCAGCCGCTCGAGGGCGGGTGTGCCCCAGAAGGTGTGGCGGCCCAGGCGCGTCAGGCTGTTCTCCGCCAGGGAGAGTGTGCGCAGCGCGGGCGCCTCCCCCAGCAGCTGTTCCGCCAGGCCGCTGTACAGGCTGTTCCCCGACAGGTCCAGGGACGTCAGGTGCTGCAGGGGGCCCAGTCCCCCAGTGTTCAGCGCCGTGCCCACCGCCAGGCGGTTGTGGGCCAGGTTGAGGTGTTCCAGGTGGGGCAGGGCCTGGAAGACCCCTGGCTGGAGGAAGCTGATCTCGTTGGCGCTCAGGTCCAGGTGACGGAGTGCCGTGTACAAGCCCAGGGGCAAGGCCAGGATGCTCCGCAGCTGGTTCCCAGATAAGTTGAGGACCTCGATGTCCCGCGAGAGCATCGAGGGGACCTGGAGCAAGCCACGGCCCTGGCACCAGACCTCCTTGTCCACCTGGGGATGGTGGGAGGGCAAGGAGAGCAGTGGACATTAGTGCACGCAGTAGGAGGTAGAACCAGACACTCGCCTCTAGGAAGGATGACTTGAGCCCCCACCAGGCGTGGCTCGGCCTCTCTTCTGTCCTCCCAGCATGATTCAGGTCCTCCACCCCAGCCTAATCCCCCTAGTCTGCATGATCCCTACCCTGTTCCCTGCCGCTGTCTTTGGTACACAGTACAGCAGTGCTACCATCAGGCAAGACTCAAGAAAGCTTTGATAGGTAGACCATACATATGAtagacagaaggaaaaatgtaCTAACAGAAAAATTCTGTACTGATTATTACCCTATTTTACAGGAAACTAAGCCACATATCATTTAGAGTTACCCAGAGCCAGTGAGGAGCAGGGCCAAGCTGGGACCCAGGCCTCCTTGTTCCACATCCCAAGTTCCTTCTATGGACCCAGAGAGTTAAACTAACCCAGCTGATGTCAGTTAGAAACCACTTTGGGAGAAATGTTTCCAAAAGGGAAAAATGCTCTTTCCACTCTAGTCCTCTGTTTTAATTGTGGTCCCTCACCCTCAGATCTCATTCAAACCCTCACTCCATAGGGCACAGCTCTGGTCCCAGAGCCTGCCTTCCTTGCTGACACTCCCTAGATGTGACCTCTTTCCCGCTGCCCCatctacccccaccccaccccgccccatcaGTGGCTTCAGTTCCCATGGTCCAGTCCAGATGGGCCCCCAGAGATGGGGTTGGGGCAGGGGAAAAGATGACCAGAGTCCCAACCCATAGTCTTTGTTGACAAGACTGATTTTGCTGTGTGAGCTCCATCTGGTTCTGATCCAGAATGTAACTCATCCTTCCCCAATGCCTAttcagcattttatattttatttcgcATTTTCAGACCCATGGTCTCATCGCATTGTCATGGTACCCTGCCCATCAAACATGATCACCCCTCTTTAAGAAACCcaagctcagagaggggaagagagggtctAGGATCACCACGCTGGTGAGGAACAGAGCTAATAGCTTTTGAACCCCAGCCTCTTAACAACCAAAGACCCCACTTTTGTCCTCCACCACATGTGCCTTCAGGGGCCAGGATTCTTTCCATGTGAATGCAGTCTCCCGCTGTCGTTTCCGGCACACCAGGAACCCCAGCCTTTCCCAGAAAAGGCTCTGACTTCCATAAGCACCCAGCTCAGGCCCACTACACCCCAGCCTCTCTGTCTCCACTGACCCCTTCTGATAGGTCTGCCAGCCAAATGCCTGGCAACTGCTCAGAAACTCCACCCTGACCATGCTGCCCTTGACTTAAACCCCTTCCAGGCAGAGCCAGGACCCTCAGCAGGGTTCAATGTTGTTTGTGGTCCCTGCTGATCTCCCAACCCACCCTAGCCCAGTCCACACCTGACCACACCCCACTGCGCCCTCCCACACCCACCTCTCAGCCTCCTTCCTGCTGCTCCGCATGCTGGTTGTGCTCTGCCCAACCAGATCAGGATCACGACCTCTGTGTGCTGAGCACCAGGGTCTCCTCCACCCAGGAGACTTCCCTGAATGCCGGGCAAGTCGGGCCCTCCTCTGGGCTCTCACAGCTCCCTGTGACTATCTGAGTGCGGACTGGCTAGAAAGTGAGCTCAGGGCAAAGGGTTTGATTGAGTGGATATTTGGACCTGGCCTTTCTGAGCACCAGAAAGTGCTCAGTACATTTTTCAATAGACGAAAGACATCATCAGCTTAATACAGGTCTGAGGGACTGACTCAATCACCTTTCTGAATGATAAAGAAAAGGGATGATCCATTCATTCAGtgtttcctaggtggcgctagtggtaatgaacccgcTTGACAATGCAGAAgatagggtttgatccctgggttgggaagatctggaggaggaaatggcaacccatttcagtattcttgcctgagaaatcccatgaacagagaagcctggcaggctacagtccatgtggtctcaagagtcggacatgactgaagcaacttaggatgtACATCCATTTATTTAGACTAGAGTCAAAGACTATTAGAATGCAAAGGGTTCAGCCCACCCCCTTCCCAGATGGGGAGACCAAGCTTAAAGATGGCAGTAACCTGAAAGAGGTCACAAGTCAGCAGCTGGGCCGACAGGGTCAGAACACAGCCTGGGTGTTCCCTGCCTGGCCCAGCTCTCCGCTTCCTCCCAAGAGCCCAAGGtagggggagggatggggggaggaACCGGCTGTCTTCCATCAGGCATGTGTGACTCTTCCAAGTCCACACGGCACAGTGACCGGCATTCCTCAGAGGCCCAGGGACAACCCCTGCCATTGGGCGCCAGTGCAAACTAGAATCCTCATACTCCAGCCACCTTGTCAGACCTGCCTGGCTCcttgctccctcctccctcacaACCTCTCTGCCAGCTGGGGCTACTGGGCATAGACTCCTCATCCATATTCTCAGCTCTCTGAACCATCCTGattaaagaagaaacaacaaaataacacAGACATAACGTGTGTtgtgtggggtggggagtgcCTACCCCATATGTAAGCCCAGCCCCATTTCACCTCTGGATACTCAAAGGTTCCCTGGGGCACCAGACCCTGAGAGCTGAGCCAGGACATAAAACTAGCCCAGTCCAGCACCCAATCCTGCTTTCTGCCCAGTGCCCAGGACCCCTGTCACAGAGGCCCAGAGGGGGCTGCCACGAGGCAGGACTGCTTAGCTCTCCAGTTCAGCAGTTCAGTCCAAGAAGGAGCTTGAAGACCAGGGCAGCTCTCAGGACACCATGTGCGGGGCACCCACTGCTCCCTGATCTCCGAACCCCCAGCATGAGTGACTTATATGGGGAGGGGTCTTGGGAGCATTCAACCTTAGACAGGTTCAGAGCTTCCCCTGATGACCCCCTATCCACTCTCTCTGATATGCCAGGATGCCATTGcccagcttctttttttttttaggagggaAGAGGGTGCCACTCAACCCCATCATACTGCCTGCACACAGAAGGGAAGCAGGGCAGCGAGAATCAGCCGGCAGTGGACAGCATGAACTCGGGAGGGAGGGGTCCAAATCCTGGCTGTTACTTCCTGTCTGTATGACCTTGGGGCCACATCTCTTCTctcagccttagtttcctcagctGAAAAGAGGAGTTCTGGGCAGGACAAAATGAGAGATAGTCCTTAGTGTAGAGCAGGCCCCTTGCTAGCCCTTGGCATGtggccatttctttttattactgaaaagCATCATAATACCTTCCGTGGGAGTTCAGAAAGTCCTTTCCTGCCTATTATCTCCTTTGCCAAATCCAAAGCTCACCCAGGTCCCCTCTGCCTGTTGGGTGGCCCAGACCCTTCCTCCTTCTGAGCCTCCTGCCCCAGGTAGGATGTGGGGCTGCATGTGGTGACGTCTGAGTCCTTCTCTGCCTGTTATTCTGGGTTCTGGGAACCCTGGAAGGGCTCCAAGGAGCACAAGTGAGGTGGCGACAGCAGACACTGCAAACCCCAGGCAAGTGCTACTGGCCCTGGTTGCTAGCACAGGCACCTCCAAAAGCAGCTGCCCACCCTGTGtcacaggggcttccccggtggctcagcagtaaagaatccgcctgcaatgtaggagatgcaagtttggtcccttggttgggaagatcccctggagaaaggaaatggcaacccagtccagtattcttgcctggaaaaatcccaatccatggggtcacaaaagagtcagacatgactgggtgactaaaacACCAGCTCTGTGTCATGAGCTTCCAATCCCAGGATCAAATGAGGCTACTGGAGGGCCTGTCCCTTCCCCAGCCCAAACTCTGGCCTTGACCTCAGTGACTGTCCAGCCTTACAAGTAGACTAGATAATCTCTTTTCTCTGTACCCCACAGGGTCACAGTAACCTCAGAGCTAGTTTCCCTGACTCCAGGCAGGAAGATAGGACAAAGTGAATCAAACTTTGTCACTGCCCTTGAGGAGCTCTTGGTCTGGTAGCTGAGTCAGGTGTGGACCCATTTACCAACTACCCCATGTGCTCAATGTTGAGAAGGAGGAAGGCTTAGGACTGTGGGAGCCCAGAAAAGGGATGGCCTGGGAAGGGTcagggaaagcttcctggaggaggcagccttTGACCTGGGCAGTAATAAATGAGAGGCATCACAGCAGGAATACGGCAGTTGGGCTCAAGTTAAGGAGCCTAGTTAGGGAGGGGATTTGTCCCCAGGAGGGGCCCAGAACAGAAGAGTCTTTCCCAGCTGCCAACCCTAGGTTccccacacatatacatattcttcaggacttcacaggtggcgctagtagtaaagaacctggctgccaaagcaggagatgtaagagacgtgggtttgatccctgggatgggaagatctcctggaggaaggcatggcaacccactccagtattcttgtctggagaatccccatggacagagaagcctgatgggctacagtccatgaggtcacaaaaagtcagacacgactgaagtgacttagcacgcacgcacatgtATTCTTCAGCAGCCAGCTGGACCCACTGCCTTGTGGGGGCGGCTTGAGGAAATAGAGTCCCTACTGGCCTGAAGTGAGTGACCTCGGACAAGTTGGCTAACTTCTCCAAGCCGGTTTCCAATTCTCTAAAACTGGAATAATTATACTTACCTGGCAGGATTAATAGTAAACAAGGCATTTAGACATtctagtaggtgctcattaaatgtgAGGTTTAATGGCATTAAATGGATCCCCTTCCCTCTTCTGAGCCCTCTAGCCTCCGGCCTCTGGGGCAGTAGGACACCCTGGGGGCAGGGGATATGAGGAGCTCTTCCTGACAAGGCAGAGCATCTTACCTTCCTACAGGGCACCTTGTCTCGGTGTTGGGAGGTAGCCAGGCCCAGGGTCAGCACGGCCAGAAGCAGCAGAATCTGGTGGCTCATGGCTCTGCACAGGGTGGCAGGAAAGGGGAAGATGGTTAAGACCACACGCTCCTTGCCACCACGGGCTCCCACCGCCCCCTCCTGTCTACACCTGTCCTCAGGGAACCCCAGACCACAGTGGGAGCTGGACTGAAGGTGCTGTGAATGGGGCACCTTGTGAAGGTGATGGGAAACAGGGCTGCAGCCCATCACAAAGGGCCTTTGGTGCCAGGTGGGGGAGCTAAGCCATTACTTTGGACAAGGGTTTTTAAGCAGTGGGTGACAAGGTCAGATTTGGGTTTTAAAAGGCCCCATCTGGTGGAAGAAagcctggaggaggtgagccGGAGGCAGACAGACCTCAAGGGCTGCCCTGGACCAAGTTCAGGGCTGGGCCTCTGACTCCAGTTCCACACAGGCTACAAGCAGGTCCCCGCATCTTAGCTCTTCAAGTTCCAAACGGAATTCCTCAATCCCCCCACCCTCAGAACCTTATTTTGccctttctcttttgattttctgATCCCCGAGTCCCTGCCATTGTTTTAAGGCCGGGCCTGGAGCCTTGACAGGAAGCCCCGCCAGGaggcctgccctgcccccagcactgTGGCCCGTGGACTTCCCCAGGAACAGGCTGCCAGGCCCTTAACTTTCACTGAAGCCACCGCCTACACAGTGGGACACCCAGGCCTGCTGGGCCAGCCCTTCTCTCTATGAGCAGCCTGGTTGAGGTTGAGGGGGACCACAAAGGCCCCAGCCGGGTCGCATCCCAGGGCTGCTAGGGGCTCATTCACGGAGAACCTGGGCCAAGTGCTAGCAACACACAGCTCAGTTCgtcaatttcattcattcattcattcattcacccacaTCTTTACTGAATGCCTCTTCATGTCTGGCTCTGTACTGGGAACTGGGGACACAGATAAAGGCCCAGAAGTGACcataatataaatacatacaaaacaTTAACAAGTAGAGACATAATGCTCTCCAAGAGCACTGGACTCAGAGTCACCCACACCAGACTGCttcctctgtctccttcactTACCTGCTGTGTGACTTTGTACAAGCcgctttacctctctgagcctcagtttcctcttctgaggCTAATGCCAACCTCGCCAAGTTTTATTAAGATCAAATGAGACGTATTCTATGAAAGTGTCACACACAGAACTTTCATACGCTAGGCACTCTTCTTGACACTTTACAGCTATGAACTCATTTACTCTTTCCAATAATTCAATGACTTGGCTTCATGATCACCATTCCCACTGTGCAGACAGGAAAACGgtggctcagagaaattaagcaacatgcccaaggtcacacaactaacaAGTGACAGACCCAGGAAGTTAGGTTTCTGGATCTGTGCCCTTAACCTCTACACTATAAGGTCTCCtgcaggtgctcaataagtaaGTGCTGAATTGTGAATCTGAGggatgctttatttatttatttatttattttgagggaTGCTTTAGAAGATGCATTTATAGAACCTTTATGGGCTGAGTCTTTACTGTTAGAACCCATAAACATCCTTGCTATGAATTGTAAATGAAGGCAGGTGCTCTGAGGTCCTTCCTTGTTCATATAGGCAAAGAACACAGTGGTGTCTTTTAAGACCAGCTCCCCGGGTTCCCCCGGGGCCATGGGCCCCCTGCCCCACAGCTGTTCTCCCTCTCACCTGCGTTACAGGTTGGGCTTTCACAGGAAATTCTGTTCTGCTGTTTAAAAAGCAGAACATCACCACCCTTTTGAAAGCCAGTATACTCGGAATTGAGTGGAAACCCCTCAGCAGGGCCTTCGAGGCCCTTGAGGAGCCTGTCTGCCTCACCGGCTCTGCTTTCCAGCTTCATTTCTCACTGTCCCTTTTCCTATTCTGTTTTCTGGAAGCCTTGAATCCCCTTCAGTTCTCTAATCATCTTTTCACTGCCCCTAACCTTCACTTCCTCCCCTCTATTGTGCTGAATACCTCCTCATTCTTTGGGTCTCAGCCTAGATGttacctcctccaagaagccgtCTCTGGTTCTCCAAGTCTGGGCTATATATTGGCGCCAAGCATTCCATCAGCCCCTGGTTCCCTTCCCTTGACCCCACCACCTTCCCCCCATCACCATGGGACGTgtccccagggcagaggggcCTTGCTGTCCACTGGGACCCATCTCACACTGTGCAGGTCGGGGAAGGAACTGAGAATGCACACGCGGTGCCTCGGTGACATGGCAGTTTCTCTTCTGGACTCTCCTTTTACCTCCCTGCCACACTCCCTCCCCTCATCAGCAGGTTCTGTCCGCTCTTCCTAAAAAAAACAGGCGCTGGATCTGCCTACCACCCCACAGACTGAGGTACCACCATGACCTCGGGCCTCAACCCCAGCAACACCTTGTTCCCACCCTGATCTCTTTCAGTCTGCCCTAAGCATAGTAGCCTGAGTGATGTCTTTAAATCATGTATCAGACCATGAATCTCACTGCTTGAAAACCTCCCATAAAGTCCAGATGTACACAATCTGCTCTCTGACTCCATCTACCATTTGTCCTTCCCTCACCGAGTCCTATCTTTCTCGCCATTCCTCAAGCAAGTgccctcctgcctcagggccttggcCCTGCTtgctccctccacctccccagaTCTGCATGTGTTTTACTGTTTTCCTTGAATTGGTTGTTTCCTAATAGTTTATTTCTTATTCTGAGAACAGGGATCTAATAAGCAGTGCTCACTAAAGATCTATTGAATAAACAGCAAAGTGAGGGGTAGCAGTCCACTGCAAAGGGCTGAGTGTTGAGTAAGGATAAGGTAGGTAAGGATAAGGGAGGACCTGGGTTAGTTCTGAACCTTCCCAAAGGGGCTCTTGTTTCCTGTTCCCCTGCCAAATCCCATCCTATCTCCCAGGTGGGCACCTGAGCATCCAGGGGGGCCCttccccgcagcatgtggaactCTGCCCTGCCATCCAAAGGAGAAGGGCCCCTTGATGGTGGGCACCCTTCAGCAGTGCCCAGACACAGTGTGTAGAATTTGAGGGCTACTTGCTCTTAAGAGGGAGGACTGGGATCACTGAGACCCAGGCTCCCATCCTGACTCTACTGCTCACCAGCCCTGCACCCTGGGGCACGTCCCTTCACCTTTCAGGGTCTCCATGTCCCATCTGTAGAGCAAGTAGCCTGGTTCCTGTTTTGCCACTGTTTGCCCCCAGTGGTTGTGATGATCAAGCAGAGAATGGCTGTGAAGGTACCCTGGACACACATTGTCTTTCCCAGTGGGGACAAACTTGCAAGGCTGAGCAGCCCAGGCGTGGCGAAGAGTGCTCAAAAGGAAGGCCCCCAGCCTGCAGAAAAGTGGCCCAGGGAAGAGGAGGCCAGAAACATCTTAGGACTCTGGGAGGAgaagtgccaaaaaaaaaaaaatgtgtacgtgtgtgtgaaagtgtctgtgtgagagagagacggagagagagaaatgtggtGGAGAGGCGCTACCAATATTATGCCCGTCTTTAGTGTTTAAGGATGTTAGATACTCTTCTTAGCACTTAACAtgtatcatttaattctcacaacaacccaatGAAGCAGTTactataatttccattttacagatgagaacactgagactcagaaaggtgAAGTGACTTACCCCAGAGTTACCCAGCTCATGAGTGTTTGGGGATTTAGCCCAgatctgtgtgttgtgtgtttttCAGCAGGTGTTGAGCTGCCTGCCTCCTAGAGAATTTGCCCACGAGGAAAACCAGGCTCAGGGAgatgacttacccaaggtcacataggCAGTAAATGGCAGAGTCAGGATCAGAATCCAGTCTGTCTGCCTCCTAAAGCAAGTGTTTCCACAACACCAGGCCAAGATCTCCTTTCTAGCCCACTCCACACATCCCCCAACCCCAACACACGCAGCAGCAGACAGGCTCACAGTGCCAGCCGGGCTTCGGGGTGCTCCTGGgtgctcctctccctcctctcagcCTGGATCACGGGCAGAGTCGGATCCTGGGAGAGCTGCTCTGGATGTTCCCAGCCAGCAGTGAATCACTAAGGGCAAGCCCCGTTCTGGAGACATGTGCAGCCCACGGGGGAATTAGACCTTAACCCAAAGGAATGTGTCTGTGATGGCGGAATTTCAGGcagctgagggtgggggtgggggtccctcACGTCCTACCACCCATGAAGAGGGATGGCTGTGGAAACCCTAGGAGAGAGGTGGGTGCCTCACCCTCTGCACCCCTAGAGATGGGCAGGCTATCTGGTGCGGTGGGATGGGAAGACCCACACACccgctccccccccaccccccgccagggTTAGAGGGTGGTAGTAGGAGACCAGAGACAAATCCTGAACTGCCCTTGACTAGCCTGTGTGTTCCCTAGGCAAGTGCCGGCCTTTCTGCggttgttttcccatctgtcaaatgggaacgCCGGCCTCGCCCTGCCCTTCGCGGGAAAGATCCGCTGAGCTAGGAGCCTGGAGCCGAGGCAGGGTCAACCCTGGCCCCACGCACAAAGTattggttggggtggggggtggattgTTGAGGATCAGTGTCTCGATGAAccagccccagcccagctccGCGCCGGGTGCTCGAGAGGGGCTCGGGGCCGCCAGTTCCCCGAGGGGCCGGCCAGCCTCGCCCGCTGGGCGGCTCCTACCTGGCTCAGCGCGGCCGCCGCTCCTCTCCCGGGCAGCCCCGGCACATTTTGCGCAAACCTGCCCTCCCCGTCCCACCCCGCGCCAGACCCCGGGGTCACGGCCCGAGGAGGCGCACGGCCGCTCCACCGCCCCACGGGAGCCTGACCCACGAGAGGGCGACTGGGGCTCCAATTTAAATACCTCTCCCGCCGACCCGCCCCACCACGCCCCCCCTCGGCCCGGCCGCGGGGTCCTAGCGCCCGGCCGGCGCGCCCCCGCGTGACTCGGTTTATCCGGAACCCGCGAGGGGAGGAGGCATTTTCTCGCGGCCGAAACCGcgaggctggggaggggcgggTCGAAGAGGGCAGGATGAAAGGACGGGGAGGGAGAGGGGTCCTTAAGGAAGCGCTGTGCCACCGAGGCCGTGCCGGGCCGCCGCACGTGCAGTTCGTGGCCCCGCGGGGTCCGGAGGGGCGGGTGGCTCTAGCAGCCGCAGGTCAGCAGAGGAAATCCGGCCTGGCCCCGATTTCCCCCGCTGTTGGCGCCGCCGCACTTAGGGGAGGCAAACAGGAGAGGTGACGGCGGGGCTGAACACGGAAGGAAATGACCCTTCACTGGCCCTGGGGTGGCTGGAAAGGGGGTTCCCCCACACCGCAGCCATCCCCTCTGGTGGGTCCACAGTTCCCTCTCTAGATTGTGGTGTGGTGTTCAGAGCCTCCTCCAGCGGCTCCTGGACCCTCAAGCAGCTGTGAAAAGGTACCATCTTAAGTCTCCAGAATTCGTGTGGAGAAACAAGTTAGGGATGGGGTCATCGAgtataaataaaaatcacctgTCTGGGACTAGTAAGGCCCCCatttggggaaactgagtctcagagaggttaagtggcaCGTCCAAAGTCACACTGACTATAAGAGACAGGGATTTCAGCCCAGTCTTCACAAAGctagctgtgctgtgcttagccactcatcCATTGCctatctttgcaaccccagggactgtagcccaccaggcttctctgtccacaggatcctccaggcaagaatactggagtgggttgccatgctgtcctccaggggaacttcccaacccagggctaaGCCCTGGCCAAACTGGATCCCCATTTCCAGCACCATCTGACTCAGGTTGTCTTCAAGTGCTATTCAAAAAGTAGCACTGTGGTATCATTGTCTTTTACACATCTTCCCCAAAGCCACCTCCTCTTCTGGATGGCTCGATCCTGCCAAATCACAGCTGCCCTGCCCTACTGAGTGTGGACCTGAGGGAGGGGAGCCAAGCGGAAGAGGGTCACAGCTATCATCCAGACCCCGGTTCTGAGGGTAGTAGAGAATTCCTCTTCCACAATGTTTCCCTTCCGTGATGGTCACCAGCCCTGAGAGTAGCACAGggtgtcccattttacagatggggaagggACCACCCAAAGCCTTGTGGTAAATCAGGGTGAAGCTGGACTTAACAAGCTGAGTTCCTTGAATTCACAATGGCAgctgcctttccttcctcccatctgACTTACTGTGGGTACAGGCCTGGGCAGATGGGGACAGCTCAGAGATGACAATCTGTGAGCAGTAGGGGaacagggtggggatggggcagggcCTAACACAGACTCAGAGGAGGAGATCGGCCAAGCTTTGCTAAGAGGGGACCTGAGCTGCTAGGAGAGCGTGGTACGAAAGGTCACAGGACCTGGGAAGGGTGTCCACACCTTCTCCTTCCTTGCTACCAGGAACCTCAGATCTATGCTGATGGAGAGCCCTGCTGGTCATCACTAATATTCCCCCCACCTACCCCCAGCGCTAGTCCTCATCTCATCCGatggaacctcagtttccccatgagTGACAAAGATAGTAGCTTCTTCTCAGGTTGGTGCCTAGACTAAGAATAACGGACCCAGTCTGGGGCCTGCACCCAGTGGTTGTTAGGCAACTTCTGGCTGTCTTTATTTTGCTGATTAATGATGCTTCTGCCACTCCCTGTGGGCCTCCTTTTCCAGATCCTTGTCCAAGGGGCCAAATGCCCGGGAAGTGCCTCACAGCAGCCCTGCAGCATGGGCAGAACATGGCAGAGCTGGAATCAGAGAGTTCTCAGGCTCTCCCACCCAACCTGCTCCCCCCACGTCCAGCGCCACCTCACTC is a window of Cervus canadensis isolate Bull #8, Minnesota chromosome 11, ASM1932006v1, whole genome shotgun sequence DNA encoding:
- the LRRC32 gene encoding transforming growth factor beta activator LRRC32, with protein sequence MSHQILLLLAVLTLGLATSQHRDKVPCRKVDKEVWCQGRGLLQVPSMLSRDIEVLNLSGNQLRSILALPLGLYTALRHLDLSANEISFLQPGVFQALPHLEHLNLAHNRLAVGTALNTGGLGPLQHLTSLDLSGNSLYSGLAEQLLGEAPALRTLSLAENSLTRLGRHTFWGTPALERLDLHSNVLMDIEDGAFEALPRLVHLNLSRNSLTCISDFSLQQLRVLDLSCNSIEAFQTAPEPRAEYQLAWLDLRENKLLHFPDLSALPRLIYLNASNNLIRLPAEPPRGGGEGLHAPSEGWSALPLSNPSRNASTQPLSQLLNLDLSYNEIELVPEGFLEPLTSLRSLNLSRNCLRAFEARPVGSLPCLTLLDVSHNALETLELGARALGSLRTLLLQDNALRDLPPYTFASLASLQRLNLQGNRFSPCGGPAEPGPSGCVAFSGISSLRVLNLADNEMEILRAGAFLHTPLAELDLSSNPGLDVAPGALAGLEGSLEVLALQGNGLDVLQVDLPCFSCLKRLNLAENRLSRLPAWTQAVSLEVLDLRNNSFSLLPGSAMGGLENSLRRLYLQGNPLSCCGNGWLAAQLHQGRVDVDATQDLICRFGSQEEVSLSHVRPEDCEKGGLKNVNLIIILTFAVVSAILLTTLATCCCVRRQKFSQQYKA